The sequence TTGCTATTTCTAACGATAAAAAGGTTGACTGAGATGTCAATTTTATAAGCCTATGTAAAGAAAATTAGGGAAATAAGCTTAAATACTTGCTTACATATACTGAAAAAGACTAAAATTTTGTTTAGAGAGGTAATTTATCTCCTCATTCAAGTTACGTCTCTCTCAACAAAGCCATTCTGAGGGAAATTGTCTTACCTTCAATCTAGTTCGATTGATTGCATAGATCGTTCGTACAAGGACTAGCTAGATCTAGGGCAGCTTCTCTAGAGGCAGTTGTGCGTGCTGCTCTACTAAGATAGGAGGGTGCTATGCGACTGAACAACTCTTCAAATTCTGCTGCTGGTTTGCCTGACAATATTTCCCCTATTCACTTCACTGATGAAGATTCACATCAAACTACATCTCAACCCAATAACAAATCGGGTGATAGCACGATAGTCATTGAGCAAAATACAGGGATCGCTAAAGAAGCTGATTCTAATGCTTCGATTGTACTTGGGGAAATAGCTGAAACGAGTAAAACAGAGCCTGCAAGAAAACAGATCTCATCCCGCTATGGCATTGTATTAGGTCTTTTTCTCCCGGTTGTATTACTGGGTAGCAGTAGTTATTTCTACTGGAGAACTTACGAAGCTTCTCACCAGAATATAGTGGCTGCTGAGAACTTATACCAACGAGGCTGTCAACCATCTGAGTGGACAAATGCAAGTGCTGTTGCATCAGCCAACGAAAATTTCGGTTATGCTAAAGAGCTTTTACAGAAAGTTCCTAACTTTCCAGGTTTGGGATATGAGAATGTGCAAAACAATCTTATCAAAATTGCTCAATGTAGCCAGCAACTGCAATTAGTGAGCAACACCATCAACTATCAACTCAGCATGACTCAACAAGTTCAAAATTTAGTAAGCGATGTTGCCAAATTTTCAGACCAACTTTCTCCTCATTTTGGCTATCAAGCCTATTCAGCAGAGCTTCAGAGGTTACTGAATAACCTTCAGGCATTTGAGCAATCCAGCGATTTTGCTTACGTAAAGGGACAGGACTCACTAGCACCATTGCAGCGATCGCTTGCTGCACTTCGAAGGTCTCATGATGATCTTGTATTTGCATATCGTGTTTGGAGCTACTGCCAGGCAGAAAATGCTTGTTTCCGCAGCACTGGTACTAGTGAAGAGTTCTTGCCTACATCGTCAGACCCGATTCCAGAAGTTGCTGCAGTCTTAATCAACAGTTATGGAATGACTTCAGAACAACCTATGGGATGGTTCATTTTGCCACGTAATGGTATCGCGCTGAACAAAGCTCTGAATACTGTATGGTCCTTCGCTGAGCAGGACTTACAAGAAGCACAGCAAGCAATTAACGAAGAAGTGGCATATCTCCAGGGCAACCCTCAATAAAAATTGAGTATTGTGAAACCCTAACGCTGCAATAGCTTCTGTGGAATCAGGAATGTGACTGCCAAAGGGAACAGCCGTGCTGACGGGTTTTCAAATCGCTTGCGGATCAGGCTTGTCTCCTGTTCAATCTCCCTGGGAATTTGCTCTGCCCTGGCTTTGAGGCTGTTCATATTGCGCTCAAACTGCTCCCGTTCCGGTGTACTGAACAGGGTCAACTGCTCGACCTGCGGTTCCTCCAACTCTTTCAGGATGCTCTTCTGTAATTCCGTCAGAATGGCAGTGATATCAGCAATCTCTTTTTCTGCCCGATTCTGCAAATCCCGTTGCAGGCTCGTGCTGCGTTCGCCCTTTCTCACCTCTAACGCCTGCATCAATGGGTCGGCATACTTGTCCCACATCTGGGCTAACTTCTGCTGCATGACTTCAGGGACGGAACCCGAAGCAATCGCCCCTAAAGCGGCTTGCAGTTGCATCACCCCCAGACGGCTAAATCGTCCTTCCTTCAGCACCCCGCCTGCCGTAATCACCTCTTCGTGGAGCCGTTGTTGGTCACTTCCTAGAATCACGAGCCGTCCATACGCTACCACTGCCGGGGTTTCTATCCCTGCCTTGGATGTCACAACTCTGGCAGTCACCCGATGGAGATTCTTCCGGTTCTCAGTAGACCAAACCTCAGCCCGCAGTAACCGCAGACACATCTGCACCAATCGATGATTCAGGTGTGCCAGTACCACATCATCGCGTCCGTGAGCCGCATCGGGATCAAATACGATCGGACGAATTTCTTTGGTGTGGGGATGCTCCAGCCCCTCAGCACAAGCTGCCCAACTGCTCTTTAATTGAGGCAGGTGAAAGGCGCATCTCTGTAGCCCTTCAACCTCCGTCTCAATCAGTGGAGGCTGATCTGCTAACTCCAGCCCAATCTGTACCACAGATTCAATGTTGTCGGGAGTCAGGCGTAAATTCTGCCGTGTTTCGTGCAGTTGCTCGCGGAGCTTTTCAATCTGCTCCCGTACCTTCCGCTCAAACTTCAGCATCCGTCGCACAGGTTCCGATTCCCGCTCTGCCCTAGAGGTATCGAGTGTCACCCGTCGCCCCAACATCGCTTCTTCCACCTGCGCGGCAATCACCGGACCCACTTTCCCCAGGTCTTCCCGGATATTGTTCACCTTCAGTGCCGCCCGCATCAGGAACTCTAAGTCCCCTTCCAAATCACCGGGACGAGCGCCGCTGGTTACTTGCTCCTGGTAGTCCTTCCCGACAAAGTGGTAAATTTTGACCTCTGGCGATCGCTGTCCATGACGGTCAACCCGTCCGTTCCGCTGCTCCATCCGATTGGGGTTCCAGGGAATTTCGTAGTGGATCAGCCTTGAACAGAAGTTTTGCAGGTCCAGACCTTCAGAAGCCGCATCAGTCGCCAGCAGAATTCGTACAGGCGAAACATCCGGATGTGCCTGAAACGCTGCCTTTACCGCTTCGCGATCGTCTGAGTTCATCCCGCCATACAGAGTCATGAGGCGATCGCCCTGCACTAACCCCTCTGATGCCATCAGGTTATAGAGCCACTTCTGAGTTGCTCGGTACTCGGTGAAGATAATCACTCGCTCGTTTGACCACTGCCCATTCGGGCGAATGATTTCATTAATCCAATTCAGCAGTTGCGTTGCCTTGGCATCCGATTGCCGGGCAGCTACTTCTGCCCACTGAAGCATCTCCTTCAACAAGCCCTGCTCTTCAGCGGTGAGTGCCCGAAACAAGCGGCTGGTATTGCCAATAGACTCATCCGTTGCCGCCTCGTATAGTTCATCGTCGGCAAATTCTTCTTCCACCTGCTCCACCTGTCGCCGTAAGATCCCTTCCGTTGGTTTAGTAGATAGACTACTGGACGGACGACGACGGGCAGTGTTGATAGACTCTTGGTGCCGTATTAACGTTGTCAGAAATGCCTCTGGAGAAGAAAACAGCCGTTTCTTCAGTAGTTTCAAGACAAACTCAGTTGCATACTTCTCAACGTTGTCATCAACACTCTTCGTTCGCAGTTCCGTATATCGTCTCAATGCGGCATGAGCCTGCCGCTCTGCTTGGGGATAATCAACAGCGATCGCTTCCAGCTTACGACCAGGGAACATAGGAGAATCATCCCAGTTTTTCATTTCCTCCTTCAACCGTCGCACCATCACCACCTGAAGCTGATTCCGATCCGGATCAACGCCTCTAGCAAACCGCTGGGCATCCAGTAGTTCTAGCAATGCCGTAAAGCTTTCTGGATAACCGTTATGGGGTGTTGCCGTTAGAAACAGCTTGTGTTCAAAATGGGGAACGAGTAAGCGAATCGTAGCAGTTCGTTGAGAGTCGATCGCGTACTGCCCACTGCCAGAAGGAGCCACATTATGGGCTTCATCCACAATCAATAGGTCAAAGCGGCGAGGGTAGAGGGATTCACCTTCAGCAGGTAGGACTTCCCGGAACAGTCGGAGGGGGCGATCGCGTTTGAGAAAATCGATGGAAGTAATCAGTCTGGGAAAGTGAATCCAGGGATTAACATGAATGCCCCGCTGCCGCCGCAGTTCTTTCATCAACGCACTATCAACGATGCGAAAATCAAGCCCGAACTTATCTCGCATCTGGTCTCGCCACTGGATTTGCAAGGCAGACGGACAAACAATCAGAATGCGGCGACAGCGATGGCGAATAATCAATTCTTGGGCAACTAATCCAGCTTCGATCGTCTTTCCCAATCCCACATCATCAGCAATCAGCAAGTTAACACGGGGCATCTGAATTGCCCGGACAACGGGATCAAGCTGGTAATCTTCAATATCGATACCACTGCGAAAGGGAGCCTGAAGCGTGCGAATATCCGCAGAAGAAGCAGCCCCCCACCGCACTGCATCCAAAAACGCATCCAGCCTTGCCGGATCATCAAACCCGGTTGGCTTTGGCAATTCCACTCGTTCAAATACCTGGGTTCCTGGCTCTAGCTCCCAGATCACTTGAAGCTCTTCCCCCAGTCCATCGTCCTCAATCGACGAGAGCAGAACTAAATTCTGAGCTGGAGTAACTTTCGGAAATAGAGGGCTAGAAGGCAATGTGGTCTGACGCACGTCTGTCACGACATACTGCCGTTGCCGAACTCTCACCAATTGTCCCTGCTCTGGGATTGCTTTCGTAGCACTCATACGAAGATACTGAAGTTTGCCACTACGAGTTTGGCACACGTCCTTGTGTTTGTTGAAAACTTTGACTCAAATTCCCCACTTAATTAGTAATTGGATGAATTTATGTAGAGACTAGATAAGAGGTATGTCGTCAATTAATTGCTTGGTTAAGTCAACTATTTTATTGTGGCTATCGCGTTGCCCTCTCACCACTTGGAATGTTTGAATAATAGGTTCTAAACACCGCTTAGCATCTTGATAACCGCGTTGTTTCAAATCTGTCACTCGATTAGGGCTAAAGTCAAACAGGGCATCAACATCACCAACGATCGGAGCATCTATTTTGTTGATAAATTCCGCTGGTCTAATCTCAACCACTGTTTGGTTGGGAAAGTCATGTCGATCCCAGATAGCCCCGTTACTCAAGTGAATAACAATCGCATGGGTACATCCTCTCGCTGCTAATGCACCTAAGGGAACGTTGTCAGCTAAACCCCCATCAACGTAAACCTCACCATTCACAGCTCTGGTGGGAAAAATGAGGGGAATCGCGGCACTTGCCAGCAGCGTATTGTAGAGGACTTCTTCATCATCACAATCCTGTACCCGCAGCCAATGAGCTTTAGTCCCTGTTTGAGCACGGAATGCATCAATTAGGGCTGCTAGTACGCTATAGTCTAGTCCAGGAATTTGTAGGGTTGGAAATGCCGCAATCCACAATTCTGTCCCTTGTTTGATGCTCTCTAAGCTAACCGCTTGCTTGAGAAACCGTTCGATTGGTTCAGGATCAAAGATGACTAAATCTTTTTTGAGTAGTCCTGCTTCTGATAAAAATTTGGAAAGCCATACAGTGAATTCAGACTGATATGCCTTTGCACCATAAGCGATCGCCTGAATCACGAGATCTTTGTTAGGGCGTAGAATATTAGCGTAGGAAAGCTGATCCCACAATTCGTTCATCTGTTGAACCGCACTGTTGAACGGGAGGTTTGCAGATAGGATTGCACCATTCAAAGCCCCAATGCTAGTCCCTGCAATAATGTGTGGCTCAAATCCTAACTCAGCTATGTAGCGCAGTGCACCTGCGTGATAAGCTCCTTTCGCACCTCCTCCAGCCAAAACCAGACCGATACACGGTTCATTAGGAGTCATAAGACAAACGCCTCGTTGCTATTGTCAAACAATCATTTGCTGTTTCTTCAACTAAGCGGGTTACAAACTCTTTGGCGTCAGTAGTGTAATCGATTGAGCTAATTTGAGAACGGCATAGCTCGATTGCACATTGAGCAGGTTTTGCAGGTTTTACATCTTCGGGCAACTCTGCCAACTCCAAAGTTGTACCAAGGGTAAACAGATAGGGAATATTTTGAAGCCTTTTTTGAGAGAAAGAGCGAGTTTCCAGTAGTCCTAAAGCTAATTTGGCATAATCACCCTTCATCTCAGCATGTGAAGTGTTCAACAGATCTGCTAAGCCAAAGAAGCTACCTGAGATATCCTTACTCTCAGCTAGAACTTTGTTGATTAATAACTGGCGAAACTGAGTTTTATTCCCAGTTTCTAGTTCATAAAGAACCACTGAGCTGCTGAATACCTCTCGAATTAATAGCGCAATCTGAATTGCCCACGAGAACTCGGCATACGTTTGCCTTGCTTCCCAGGCTGTCACGATTTGGTCAAAATCTTGTTTCGCTGCAATCTGAATCTCCAGCTTGCGTACCCTTGCATCTAAATTATCAACTCTCAGTCCAATCTGTTGAGCTAGCTGGTTAAAGGTCTGCTCTAGAGTTAATAACTCCTTCTTTTGGCTACGAATCGCAGTACGAGCCTCTAGCAAAGATGTTTGAGTCACTTCCAAGGCAACTTGGCTTACCCGAAGGGAGTCACTGAGTTCAAGCACCCAATCAGATAAAGCTTGTTGCCCCGCGATAAGATTTCCATCTAGAAGTAGTTGCCGCTGGCGATCGCCTCCTGTTAGCGAGTCTAACAATTGACCAAAGAATCCACGACTTTTACGGTAACGGATCAAGTCACCACTAATTTGAATACCGTTGACTAAGTCAATAAGGGCTTTGTCCCCAACGACAGGAACCTTACGCTGTAATTCTTGAAGATTATCGGTTTTGCCTGAAGAACCAAAAGGAGAACTCGTCATAATTAGACTAATACTTGTTTTATTGAGGTGTTAAGTCTTTAATTCGTTTTCTTTTTGTATTCAAGCTATCAATAAGCATCTCAGTTTCCTGAGTGAAATCCTTCAGAGTTTGCCTCAATAAAGCCTGATTCTCCAGAGAAGTTTTTTGATCCTGTAAGGCTTGCCTCAGGCTACTCTGATAATTGTGGAGGTAAATGTCAAGTTCCTCGAAAAAGCGATCCATTGTTCTCTGAAAATCAGAATCTAAATACGCGTTAATAACCTCGTTTGTATTTTCAATCTTCTTCTCAATTGCATGATTAATCTGCTTTACAGCCTGCTCTAGTGACACTGTAAAAAGTTCATCGTTTGAAGTTGACTTTCCAAGTAAGGACTGAAACCAGTCTACAATTGATTCAAAGAAATTTTTCTCACGTTTCAAAACACCGATGTTAACACTTCCAACATTAACGTTGGTTCCGTCAGGAATAATTATATCTGGAAGAGACAAATCAACATGAAATGTTTGATTTAAGCGATGACGGGCTCTCTCGACCACTCCTCTTGTTTGTTCCCTCAATGCCTGCTTCAAGTTTGCTTGAACATCATTGATCTGCTCTTGAATTTCAGAAAAGTATTTATCTAACAGGCGTTCGATAATTTGTTTTGCCTCAGAAAAAACCAGACCCGCAAATTCTTCAGCTTCTTGCTTACTCGTGAAGCTAATTTCATTGCGACCCCTAAGAGCGACTTTATACTTAAGTAAACTAGACAATGAATTAGGTATAATTTTATTTATAATCTCATCAACAATAGGCGCATCTATTTGTTTTAGCAACAGTTTTCTCATATCCAAATCTACTTTATCTAAACCAGTTGATCGTTGGGATAATCCCTGTAGAAAATACTCTTGCAATACTTGTTCACTCTCAAATTTAAAGTTATTCAATATTACTCGTAGTCTTTGGCTTAACGCATTTTTTTTTGACTCGACCTCCCCTCTCAGGTCAAGTTGGCAACCTCCGAGAGCCTCCAAATCTTGTTGTAATCTGATTACTTCAGACTCTAGTTGCTTTGTATCTTGAGTAATTGCACTTCTTCGTAGTTTCATTGCGTCTTGAAGCTCTAGTAAACGAGTTCGAGTTACACGTAGTGCATCTCTCATACATCGGGGAGCAGCTTCTGCCATCAAAGCAGCAATAGCATTATTGAGAAATGGAGCAAAGCCAGATTTCTGCCAGACTTGTTCAAAGGCTAACTGCATCTGCTCCATGTTAGCTGTCGTGAAAAAGATTTCCCACATATCACCAAATGCTTGTTGTGCTAACGCTTTAGCAGTAGCCATTTGAGCAATTTCTATATTTGATGAGTACTGCTGTAGCTCAAGCTGAAAGTTAGTTGCGTAAAAAGCTCGTCTCGCGGAGATTTCAAATACTCTGTTTTTTATTGCATCTGCATCTAGCCCAAACTCTGCTGAAACAAATTGTTGTACTTGTTCAGGTGTCATGTCATTGTCTGTACGCTGATCAACTTTATTCACAAGAATGTATAGATTATCCTTGCCTCGGATTTTAATGACTTTTTGAACATCTTCTTTTACTTCTTCTGCTGCTTTCGTCTTTAGCTGAGTGTAATCTAGAACAATTAATACTAGCGAACTCTTTTGTAGTTGTTCTTCTACCACTCCAACCAGCCTCAAGTTTTCCCCAGCTTCGTTAGGACCTGGAGTGTCAACAATTACTAGGTTACCTAGTGCCTCTATAGGAGCATCAACTTGTAATCTCCAGAAAGGAGTTTCAATCCTTGGGACGTCATCTAAAGCTCGTAGAGGATCTGCTAAAGGAGCTAGCTGGCTACAAAGGCGGATAATATCATTAAGTCCTGCTAAAGTTTCGATGATCTTTTGATGCCCAGTAGTTCTAGCACGAATTGAAAATCCTATTGCATCCTGGACTTGCTGGATCAGTTGCATGAGATGGGGATATTCCCCCATCTTTGCTTGCAACCCTTCCTTTTCTAGTTCATTCACTCTTCTCTTCAACGTTAACCATGCCTCATGAAACACTGACAGGGTTCCAAAACTTAATGTTAGGACTGGCTCTTCTAAATCCTTCCTGAACACAATTTCTGTAGGAAGGGTTGTCATCGCAGAATTACGGCTAGGTAGTAGTTCTTGACCAATAATGGCATTGATAATCGTAGATTTACCTGCCTTCATTGGAGCCGCAATCGCCATTCTTAATTCTAAGTTCTTAACCTTCTGAACCTCATCAAGAATTTGCTGCTGGTATTTAATATACTTATTTTCAATACCATCCTTAGGCCAAAGTTGAGTGCTAGCACGCCCCATTAATTGACTGACTTGCTCAAGTAAGTCAACAACGTCTTTTTGTAACCCTTGAATGTCAGGCTTCAATGCGGTCGAGGTCATAGGAAACTCCTAAACTTATCCGTTCTGATTGGATCTCAAACTAAAGCAAACTCTTCTAAACTACTATTCTTGAAAAGAAAGATGTGTCGGGAATAAGATTAGCTAGCGATCGCTAATTCCTGCTCAAGTGCTAAAACTTCCCGTTGTACGTATTGCTTGAAGCTGTCGATATCAGTAAAAAAGCGATAGCCTGCCTGATTCACGATTTGTTCTAACGCAGGATCTTCATCAATAAGGAGGGCAACAGGTTGGCTAAGTCCCTCCTGAAGCCCGTTTGTCCAAGCGAGGTCGAGAACGGCGATCGCTTCTCCAGTGTCAGGATTAACCAATTCATACATCAGTTCTCCTTCAGGAAGCCCTTGCTCAGCAACCCAGGTGTTACAGGCTTGGAGAGCTTGATCTTCGGCTTCACTGGCAATACCACCGGGAATAGCAACAATCTGACGCTCTAGCACGGAAGTCGTAACTTCAGGTTCAGGGATGATGCCAGAGTAGAGACTATCAAGAAAAGAGTTAGCCGCCTGGGCAAGTAGTTCACGACGAGCTGCCAGAAAATCTCGGTAGTTTTCGTACTTCCACAGTTCAGGGTCCATTGGAATCCAGTGTGAAGCGATTGTACCAGGGTGTTTGGCTTCATAAGCCGCGAAATACTCAACAGGATCGCGGTTAGAGACTTTGAGATTGGTGTCTTTGGTAAGGAAGGTGAAGTTGGCGATCGCATTAACTTCGGCTCTACTGTAGCCGTGTCTGTAGAGTTTTGATTTGGGGAAGATATGATGAATCTCTAGGCTACTTAAAGAGCCCAATAAATGCTGTGAGATGGGAAGATCATCTTCCCAATCTTTAGCTCCATGCACACGGGTGAGCATATAGAGTAAAGGATAGAAGCGGCTACCCATACTCCAGGCTTTAAAGTCATCAGGTTTGATGCGAAGATCGCCTCTATTTTGACGCAGAAGAGCGATCAAATTCTCCAAGTTGCCATCTGGAGAACTAATCGCAAGTAGATCCTGACGCAGGACAGATTCAGTTGACCCAGCGTAGCGTCCCCATAGGATGGTATGGATATACCAGTACAGCAAGCGGTTCCAATCTTGAGCGTCAAGATGTCCGCCGCGCTGATCAAGATACCGTGCCATGAGTGGGAAAGCGTAAGGACTACCCAAAACGCGATCGTGGTCGAGTCCTAACCGCGAGGCAATTTTGTTTAAGAGAGTATCAACTGCTGTTTCTGCTTCTAGCAGCCC is a genomic window of Oscillatoria sp. FACHB-1407 containing:
- the drmD gene encoding DISARM system SNF2-like helicase DrmD, with protein sequence MSATKAIPEQGQLVRVRQRQYVVTDVRQTTLPSSPLFPKVTPAQNLVLLSSIEDDGLGEELQVIWELEPGTQVFERVELPKPTGFDDPARLDAFLDAVRWGAASSADIRTLQAPFRSGIDIEDYQLDPVVRAIQMPRVNLLIADDVGLGKTIEAGLVAQELIIRHRCRRILIVCPSALQIQWRDQMRDKFGLDFRIVDSALMKELRRQRGIHVNPWIHFPRLITSIDFLKRDRPLRLFREVLPAEGESLYPRRFDLLIVDEAHNVAPSGSGQYAIDSQRTATIRLLVPHFEHKLFLTATPHNGYPESFTALLELLDAQRFARGVDPDRNQLQVVMVRRLKEEMKNWDDSPMFPGRKLEAIAVDYPQAERQAHAALRRYTELRTKSVDDNVEKYATEFVLKLLKKRLFSSPEAFLTTLIRHQESINTARRRPSSSLSTKPTEGILRRQVEQVEEEFADDELYEAATDESIGNTSRLFRALTAEEQGLLKEMLQWAEVAARQSDAKATQLLNWINEIIRPNGQWSNERVIIFTEYRATQKWLYNLMASEGLVQGDRLMTLYGGMNSDDREAVKAAFQAHPDVSPVRILLATDAASEGLDLQNFCSRLIHYEIPWNPNRMEQRNGRVDRHGQRSPEVKIYHFVGKDYQEQVTSGARPGDLEGDLEFLMRAALKVNNIREDLGKVGPVIAAQVEEAMLGRRVTLDTSRAERESEPVRRMLKFERKVREQIEKLREQLHETRQNLRLTPDNIESVVQIGLELADQPPLIETEVEGLQRCAFHLPQLKSSWAACAEGLEHPHTKEIRPIVFDPDAAHGRDDVVLAHLNHRLVQMCLRLLRAEVWSTENRKNLHRVTARVVTSKAGIETPAVVAYGRLVILGSDQQRLHEEVITAGGVLKEGRFSRLGVMQLQAALGAIASGSVPEVMQQKLAQMWDKYADPLMQALEVRKGERSTSLQRDLQNRAEKEIADITAILTELQKSILKELEEPQVEQLTLFSTPEREQFERNMNSLKARAEQIPREIEQETSLIRKRFENPSARLFPLAVTFLIPQKLLQR
- a CDS encoding patatin-like phospholipase family protein, translated to MTPNEPCIGLVLAGGGAKGAYHAGALRYIAELGFEPHIIAGTSIGALNGAILSANLPFNSAVQQMNELWDQLSYANILRPNKDLVIQAIAYGAKAYQSEFTVWLSKFLSEAGLLKKDLVIFDPEPIERFLKQAVSLESIKQGTELWIAAFPTLQIPGLDYSVLAALIDAFRAQTGTKAHWLRVQDCDDEEVLYNTLLASAAIPLIFPTRAVNGEVYVDGGLADNVPLGALAARGCTHAIVIHLSNGAIWDRHDFPNQTVVEIRPAEFINKIDAPIVGDVDALFDFSPNRVTDLKQRGYQDAKRCLEPIIQTFQVVRGQRDSHNKIVDLTKQLIDDIPLI
- a CDS encoding diguanylate cyclase regulator RdcB family protein, translated to MTSSPFGSSGKTDNLQELQRKVPVVGDKALIDLVNGIQISGDLIRYRKSRGFFGQLLDSLTGGDRQRQLLLDGNLIAGQQALSDWVLELSDSLRVSQVALEVTQTSLLEARTAIRSQKKELLTLEQTFNQLAQQIGLRVDNLDARVRKLEIQIAAKQDFDQIVTAWEARQTYAEFSWAIQIALLIREVFSSSVVLYELETGNKTQFRQLLINKVLAESKDISGSFFGLADLLNTSHAEMKGDYAKLALGLLETRSFSQKRLQNIPYLFTLGTTLELAELPEDVKPAKPAQCAIELCRSQISSIDYTTDAKEFVTRLVEETANDCLTIATRRLSYDS
- a CDS encoding dynamin family protein, with the protein product MTSTALKPDIQGLQKDVVDLLEQVSQLMGRASTQLWPKDGIENKYIKYQQQILDEVQKVKNLELRMAIAAPMKAGKSTIINAIIGQELLPSRNSAMTTLPTEIVFRKDLEEPVLTLSFGTLSVFHEAWLTLKRRVNELEKEGLQAKMGEYPHLMQLIQQVQDAIGFSIRARTTGHQKIIETLAGLNDIIRLCSQLAPLADPLRALDDVPRIETPFWRLQVDAPIEALGNLVIVDTPGPNEAGENLRLVGVVEEQLQKSSLVLIVLDYTQLKTKAAEEVKEDVQKVIKIRGKDNLYILVNKVDQRTDNDMTPEQVQQFVSAEFGLDADAIKNRVFEISARRAFYATNFQLELQQYSSNIEIAQMATAKALAQQAFGDMWEIFFTTANMEQMQLAFEQVWQKSGFAPFLNNAIAALMAEAAPRCMRDALRVTRTRLLELQDAMKLRRSAITQDTKQLESEVIRLQQDLEALGGCQLDLRGEVESKKNALSQRLRVILNNFKFESEQVLQEYFLQGLSQRSTGLDKVDLDMRKLLLKQIDAPIVDEIINKIIPNSLSSLLKYKVALRGRNEISFTSKQEAEEFAGLVFSEAKQIIERLLDKYFSEIQEQINDVQANLKQALREQTRGVVERARHRLNQTFHVDLSLPDIIIPDGTNVNVGSVNIGVLKREKNFFESIVDWFQSLLGKSTSNDELFTVSLEQAVKQINHAIEKKIENTNEVINAYLDSDFQRTMDRFFEELDIYLHNYQSSLRQALQDQKTSLENQALLRQTLKDFTQETEMLIDSLNTKRKRIKDLTPQ
- a CDS encoding GmrSD restriction endonuclease domain-containing protein, coding for MNISTILDQIDMGSIALPEFQRGYVWNREQVRNLMDSLYRRHPVGSLLVWETKTEQAVDHARGDGQLAAGVVKLLLDGQQRITSLYGIIRGKAPKFFDGNAQAFTGLYFNLEDETFEFYSPKKMEGSPLWINVTNLMQRGIGEFMQPLFTNPDYQSKLNNYLQRINAVEGIKNINLHIEEVTGTDKTVDVVVEIFNKVNSGGTKLSKGDLALAKICAEYPDARDELKKRLKKWANAGFYFRMELFLRCINAIMTNEALFSALKDVTTDRFKKGLLEAETAVDTLLNKIASRLGLDHDRVLGSPYAFPLMARYLDQRGGHLDAQDWNRLLYWYIHTILWGRYAGSTESVLRQDLLAISSPDGNLENLIALLRQNRGDLRIKPDDFKAWSMGSRFYPLLYMLTRVHGAKDWEDDLPISQHLLGSLSSLEIHHIFPKSKLYRHGYSRAEVNAIANFTFLTKDTNLKVSNRDPVEYFAAYEAKHPGTIASHWIPMDPELWKYENYRDFLAARRELLAQAANSFLDSLYSGIIPEPEVTTSVLERQIVAIPGGIASEAEDQALQACNTWVAEQGLPEGELMYELVNPDTGEAIAVLDLAWTNGLQEGLSQPVALLIDEDPALEQIVNQAGYRFFTDIDSFKQYVQREVLALEQELAIAS